The following proteins are encoded in a genomic region of Papaver somniferum cultivar HN1 unplaced genomic scaffold, ASM357369v1 unplaced-scaffold_10, whole genome shotgun sequence:
- the LOC113326915 gene encoding uncharacterized protein LOC113326915: MAAITTLLPHMCPKVFYTKNAIVCFGMRSRHFGSSLWKVNHLQELGVRKHKARARSLSRKIISNGYVEKDSYKAKIYKRLDSCLVIPPPVGKKPRAIIKFLGGAFVGAVPEVTYSHLIELLAKEGYLVISVPYNVTFDHSEAAKEVYEKFNSCLDTILGSGIPDANLTAKDLINLPIFSVGHSNGALLQLLTGSYFGENIPKANAIISFNNRPASEAVPYFEQFGPLVSQMVPIVEASPVYSLATSASGDAWKALLDAAGTIAQEYDQEARVSFNKFVDQLPSVMNQVTQGTSEFKPTPAKNRDCFMNSYSVPHTLLVKFSSDAIDETDVVEEILKPRIESVGGTLEKVTLSGTHLTPCIQDIKWKVGYAYTPVDAIAQSLKTLSVSDTRVLARTVTDWFKSFET, translated from the exons ATGGCAGCGATTACCACGTTACTGCCGCATATGTGCCCCAAAGTCTTTTATACAAAGAATGCCATAGTCTGTTTTGGAATGCGCTCTCGTCACTTCGGAAGTTCTTTGTGGAAAGTGAATCACTTACAGGAGCTAGGGGTGAGGAAACACAAAGCACGTGCAAGGAGTTTGTCTAGGAAGATAATTTCTAATGGATATGTGGAGAAGGATTCATATAAAGCTAAAATTTATAAAAGGCTGGATTCTTGCTTGGTTATCCCCCCACCAGTGGGTAAGAAGCCTCGGGCAATTATCAAGTTCCTGGGAGGTGCCTTTGTTGGAGCTGTTCCTGAAGTTACATATAG CCACTTAATCGAGCTTTTGGCAAAGGAAGGGTATCTTGTAATCTCCGTACCATATAATGTGACATTTGATCATTCTGAAGCTGCTAAAGAAGTGTATGAAAAATTTAATTCTTGCTTGGATACGATCTTAGGATCTGGAATTCCTGATGCTAATCTGACAGCCAAAGATCTTATTAATCTTCCTATTTTTTCTGTTGGTCATAG CAATGGTGCACTACTTCAGTTGCTGACGGGAAGCTATTTTGGTGAAAATATACCAAAG GCTAATGCTATAATCTCATTCAACAACAGGCCAGCATCAGAGGCAGTCCCATACTTTGAGCAG TTTGGTCCTCTGGTAAGTCAGATGGTGCCTATAGTGGAAGCCTCTCCAGTATATTCACTGGCTACAAGCGCTTCAG GAGATGCATGGAAGGCATTGCTTGATGCAGCTGGAACAATCGCACAAGAATATGATCAAGAAGCCAGGGTGTCTTTTAATAAATTTGTCGATCAGTTGCCTTCGGTTATGAATCAG GTTACCCAAGGAACATCCGAGTTCAAGCCAACACCTGCTAAGAACCGTGATTGCTTTATGAACTCTTACAGTGTACCTCACACGCTACTA GTGAAATTCAGTTCTGATGCAATCGATGAAACAGATGTGGTTGAAGAGATCTTGAAGCCGCGCATAGAATCTGTTGGTGGCACACTTGAAAAAGTCACATTAAGTGGCACTCATCTCACACCCTGTATACAG GATATCAAATGGAAAGTAGGTTACGCATACACACCAGTTGACGCTATTGCTCAAAGTCTTAAAACTCTCTCCGTAAGCGACACTAGGGTTCTTGCAAGAACTGTCACGGACTGGTTCAAGAGCTTTGAGACCTAG